Proteins encoded by one window of Salvia splendens isolate huo1 chromosome 5, SspV2, whole genome shotgun sequence:
- the LOC121804719 gene encoding guanosine nucleotide diphosphate dissociation inhibitor 1-like translates to MDEEYDVIVLGTGLKECILSGLLSVDGLKVLHMDRNDYYGGESTSLNLIQLWKRFRGSDKPPANLGASRDYNVDMIPKYIMANGALVRVLIHTDVTKYLYFKAVDGSFVYNKGKIHKVPATDMEALKSPLMGIFEKRRARKFFIYVQDYKENDPKTHEGMDLTRITTKELIVKYGLDDNTVDFIGHALALHRDDNYLNEPALDTIKRMKLYAESLARFAGGSPYIYPLYGLGELPQAFARLSAVYGGTYMLNKPECKVEFDEEGKVCGVTSEGETAKCKKVVCDPSYLSNKVRKVGKVARAIAIMSHPIPNTNDSNSAQVILPQKQLGRKSDMYLFCCSYSHNVAPKGKYIAFVSTEAETDNPQSELKPGIDLLGPVDEIFFETYDRFEPVNEPSLDNCFISTSYDATTHFESTVDDVLNMYTLITGKVLDLNVDLSAASAAEE, encoded by the exons ATGGATGAAGAGTACGATGTGATAGTGCTCGGAACCGGTCTCAAGGAATGCATCCTCAGCGGTCTTCTCTCCGTCGATGGCCTTAAG GTGCTGCACATGGATCGCAATGACTACTATGGTGGGGAGTCGACTTCACTTAATCTTATTCAG CTTTGGAAGAGGTTTAGGGGAAGTGACAAGCCTCCAGCTAACTTGGGTGCTAGCAGAGATTATAATGTCGATATGATCCCTAAG TATATTATGGCAAACGGTGCTCTTGTTCGCGTCCTTATTCACACTGATGTAACTAAGTATTTGTACTTCAAAGCTGTTGATGGAAGCTTTGTGTACAACAAAGGGAAG ATTCATAAGGTGCCTGCAACTGATATGGAGGCTCTGAAATCTCCACTCATGGGCATCTTTGAAAAGAGGCGTGCAAGGAAATTTTTCATTTATGTCCAAGATTACAAAGAAAACGATCCTAAAACACACGAAGGCATGGATTTGACAAGAATTACCACTAAAGAACTCATTGT AAAGTATGGCCTTGATGACAACACTGTTGACTTCATTGGTCATGCACTAGCTCTCCATAGAGATGACAATTACTTGAATGAACCAGCATTGGATACCATTAAAAGAATGAAG CTTTATGCAGAGTCTCTAGCACGTTTTGCTGGAGGATCACCATATATCTATCCTTTGTACGGCCTTGGAGAGCTTCCCCAG GCATTTGCTCGTCTAAGTGCTGTATATGGTGGAACCTACATGCTGAACAAACCTGAGTGCAAG GTTGAGTTTGATGAGGAAGGCAAGGTGTGTGGTGTTACATCAGAAGGGGAAACAGCTAAGTGCAAAAAAGTTGTATGTGATCCCTCCTACCTTTCAAACAAG GTTAGGAAGGTTGGCAAAGTAGCTAGAGCTATTGCTATCATGAGCCACCCAATTCCAAACACCAATGATTCCAATTCAGCACAAGTTATTCTACCCCAAAAGCAGTTGGGTCGCAAATCAGACAT GTATCTGTTCTGCTGCTCATATTCTCACAATGTTGCCCCGAAAGGGAAGTACATTGCTTTTGTCTCGACTGAAGCAGAAACCGATAACCCCCAGAGTGAACTCAAACCTGGTATTGATCTTTTAGGACCTGTGGATGAGATATTCTTTGAGACTTATGACCGATTTGAACCAGTCAACGAGCCTTCTCTAGACAATTGCTTCATATCAACA AGTTATGATGCTACCACTCACTTTGAGTCCACCGTCGATGATGTGCTGAACATGTACACCTTGATTACAGGAAAG GTTCTGGATCTTAATGTTGACTTAAGTGCTGCAAGTGCTGCTGAAGAATGA